In Lachancea thermotolerans CBS 6340 chromosome H complete sequence, a single genomic region encodes these proteins:
- the NAB3 gene encoding Nab3p (similar to uniprot|P38996 Saccharomyces cerevisiae YPL190C NAB3 Single stranded DNA binding protein acidic ribonucleoprotein required for termination of non-poly(A) transcripts and efficient splicing interacts with Nrd1p), with protein MSAEEPNSMDPTREDDLAPAALEGAPVEETNVLLADEVAGDDEEQEDDQESLYSHEEERDAAEKEDSATPEIQTATVQAENEGEVGAEGQDEEEDAQGGSDQVIEAVEIGDVQERKEEEEAQGPESTLIEPDVVTVGQPVDASADELDAAEASDSRERAEDDAEGSGQEAHPEEQTALVDFGSEDEKGQSVSSESGAQEQEASEDAGSDGDEKEQEQDADQPNHEAAESSEQESSSGTQSVEPQPFDVARYDMSSENVDYGLLQKQATYIVSSNMLNTPGFQQLVEPDKINAVLSFLNSNPETAFQAFAGQVAQPSNPQRASQHEPRPDLSQPMTAVERKRYNEYLRGENRITEIQNIPPKSRLFIGNLPLKNVAKDDLFRIFSPYGHIYQINIKNAFGFIQYDNPQSVKAAIAGESNELNFGKKLILEISSSNSRPQYDHGDHGTNSSSTFISSSKRPFEEEEEEDMYSDSSYKRGKRRVPDCQIYVKRTADRSYANEVFNRFKQASGLETDMIFLKPRMELRKMINDAAYDGVWGVVLVNKTRNVDIQTFYKGPQGETKFDEYASVSCEDAIAIFNNLKSNRGDRMAAPVQHAPQQHAPQPHAPQQHAPQQQYYGGYGAAPAPQPPHQGQPYIQQPPYGGAPQGPAPGYGGPPPMAQGYGAYPGAQAHVSPPPPVVAPPMAAGPQMDQQQLFSAIQNLPPNVVSSLLAMAQQQPQQQQQLLGIIQSMQPQAQPHGAQHGGPSVPPAYQGYHQMQSQPINSPPVQQHQQQPPAFAAKSPPAQNPIPQQSQAPASGNNNVQSLLDSLAQLQQK; from the coding sequence ATGTCAGCGGAAGAGCCGAATTCCATGGACCCAACGCGGGAGGACGATCTGGCGCCGGCAGCTCTGGAAGGCGCCCcagttgaagaaacaaaCGTTTTGCTGGCAGACGAAGTTGCAGGTGACGACGAAGAGCAGGAAGACGATCAAGAATCACTTTACTCGCATGAAGAGGAGAGAGACGCTGCTGAAAAGGAGGACAGTGCGACGCCTGAAATCCAAACAGCAACAGTGCAGGCCGAAAACGAGGGTGAAGTGGGCGCTGAGGGCcaggatgaagaggaagacgCCCAAGGCGGCAGCGACCAAGTCATCGAAGCTGTCGAAATTGGGGATGTGCAGGAGAGaaaggaggaggaagaggcACAAGGCCCAGAAAGCACTCTCATAGAGCCTGACGTTGTCACGGTGGGCCAGCCTGTTGATGCGAGTGCAGATGAGCTCGACGCAGCCGAAGCCTCTGACTCGCGGGAGCGCGCAGAAGACGATGCGGAAGGTTCAGGACAGGAAGCCCATCCAGAAGAACAGACTGCCCTTGTAGATTTCGGTAGCGAGGACGAGAAAGGCCAGTCAGTAAGCTCAGAGTCCGGCGCCCAGGAGCAGGAGGCGTCTGAGGACGCTGGTTCCGACGGAGATGAGAAGGAGCAGGAACAAGACGCAGACCAACCAAACCATGAAGCTGCTGAGTCCTCTGAGCAGGAGTCAAGCTCCGGTACTCAAAGCGTCGAGCCGCAACCTTTCGATGTGGCGCGTTACGACATGAGCAGCGAAAATGTGGATTACGGACTACTTCAGAAGCAGGCTACTTACATTGTGAGCAGCAATATGCTTAACACCCCGGGGTTTCAGCAGCTGGTAGAGCCTGACAAGATTAATGCAGTGCTTTCATTTTTAAATTCGAACCCGGAAACCGCATTCCAAGCGTTCGCTGGACAAGTAGCTCAGCCATCGAATCCACAGCGCGCTAGCCAACACGAGCCCCGTCCTGATCTCTCCCAACCCATGACGGCAGTAGAACGCAAGAGGTATAACGAGTACTTGAGGGGCGAAAATAGGATTACTGAGATTCAGAACATCCCACCCAAGTCCAGGCTATTTATTGGCAATCTGCCGTTGAAAAACGTGGCGAAAGACGATCTTTTCCGCATTTTTTCGCCATATGGACACATTTATCAAATCAATATCAAAAACGCATTTGGCTTCATCCAATATGATAACCCTCAGTCTGTGAAGGCGGCCATAGCGGGTGAGTCTAACGAACTGAACTTcggcaagaagctgataCTCGAGATTTCATCTTCCAACAGCAGGCCACAATACGATCACGGCGACCACGGAACAAACAGTAGCTCCACCTTTATATCCTCTTCTAAGCGTCCTttcgaggaagaagaagaagaggataTGTACAGCGACAGCAGCTACAAGCGCGGGAAAAGACGCGTTCCTGATTGCCAAATATATGTCAAGAGAACAGCCGACAGGTCTTACGCCAATGAGGTCTTTAACAGGTTCAAACAGGCAAGCGGTCTGGAAACCGACATGATATTCTTAAAGCCCCGGATGGAGCTGAGAAAGATGATAAACGACGCTGCGTATGACGGAGTCTGGGGCGTGGTGCTAGTCAACAAGACTAGGAACGTCGACATCCAAACGTTCTACAAAGGGCCTCAAGGTGAGACGAAGTTCGACGAGTACGCGAGCGTGTCCTGCGAGGACGCGATTGCCATATTCAATAACCTGAAAAGCAACAGGGGCGACAGAATGGCCGCGCCTGTGCAGCACGCACCTCAGCAGCACGCACCTCAGCCGCACGCACCTCAGCAACACGCACCTCAGCAGCAATACTACGGGGGCTACGGCGCGGCACCCGCGCCGCAACCACCACACCAGGGTCAGCCTTACATACAGCAGCCTCCATACGGCGGTGCGCCCCAGGGCCCCGCTCCAGGATACGGCGGCCCTCCCCCTATGGCTCAGGGCTACGGCGCCTATCCAGGCGCGCAAGCCCACGTCTCTCCACCCCCTCCTGTTGTTGCTCCCCCAATGGCCGCCGGGCCCCAGATGgaccagcagcagctcttctctGCCATTCAAAACCTGCCTCCCAACGTTGTGTCGAGCCTCTTGGCAATggcccagcagcagccccagcagcagcagcagttgcTGGGTATCATCCAGTCTATGCAACCGCAGGCCCAGCCCCACGGCGCGCAGCATGGCGGCCCCTCTGTGCCTCCCGCGTATCAAGGCTACCACCAGATGCAATCCCAGCCCATCAACAGCCCGCCGGTGCAGcaacaccaacagcagcctCCGGCTTTTGCCGCGAAAAGCCCACCTGCGCAGAACCCTATCCCGCAGCAATCCCAGGCCCCCGCCTCTGGCAACAACAACGTCCAGAGTCTCTTGGACAGCTTGGCCCAACTCCAACAGAAATAA
- the SCY1 gene encoding Scy1p (similar to uniprot|P53009 Saccharomyces cerevisiae YGL083W SCY1 Suppressor of GTPase mutant), whose translation MFWSSKSSISSNYSYSSSPTFTAEPWSVHAGRAKNGSSANTSARVSVFIFDKRHFENFLLTSGAIKSKSSSKDKQFILSAYDILRAQVNQLAKLKHPNILALIEPLEEHSKNFMFVSEYVTGNLESVFGDKVSDELDFLKQTRDSGSSDVVVQRGILQVAQGLDFIHNRANSVLLDLRPASILVSENSDWKIAGLGHLAKLPSGSNTGQYTPDFNPRFPHFMHIPLNYSAPEIIMENMLTPKNDFFSLGLLIYFLYYKKNLFSCQDYIGDYKEDYSKYERDLVRLSFENVFSKVPQKLRFNLPKLMNRDVFSRFDNITEFLDIEFFQDPLVKTLAFLDDLPTKDSQERSIYLQGLLDILPQFPSQILQKKFLTVLLELLDQMCSSEVIDSKCLNTLLTVISKIGMTLSQLSFQERVYPHFAAKNNFSKLLENATRSLIDNIDILQEKIKGDLFVEKVLKPLCTYVFSKNNGEDAVQLQESLMGKLDVILKSFDFPTVKNFLFTLLSQLFVKTTSLTVKNACVASFKKMIELKTLDKYTCVEDVLPLFKSMKTRDSRILMKSLELLQLFPSVVENEDVLVEQVLPLLWNFSMAMTLKPNQYLAYNTAINKISGDIQRVHLQKLKETTGHQMAGEEADFSKVIEKPVQKPRDPDAQASRSISVPAMMPKSTPSAQTPPITPRPRTKQPSKPLVLTKGSASAASRLPSRSAPKKLPTPPPKTTAEPDPDDFDDFVTSPSSPVINTSAQSSPSFPPGFSMAIQPQRKPSSLQSSSFVQDQSSLL comes from the coding sequence ATGTTCTGGTCATCGAAGTCCAGCATCAGCTCAAACTACTCGTATTCGTCGTCCCCTACGTTCACTGCAGAGCCATGGAGCGTCCACGCGGGGAGGGCCAAGAATGGGTCCTCCGCGAACACCTCTGCTAGAGTGTCGGTGTTCATATTCGATAAGAGACACTTCGAGAACTTTCTCCTCACGTCAGGTGCTATCAAGTCTaagtcttcttcgaagGACAAGCAGTTTATTCTGAGCGCATACGACATCCTGCGCGCACAAGTCAACCAGCTGGCTAAACTTAAGCACCCTAACATCCTGGCCTTGATTGAGCCGCTCGAGGAGCACTCTAAAAACTTCATGTTTGTGTCGGAATACGTGACGGGAAACCTCGAGTCTGTTTTTGGCGACAAAGTCTCCGACGAACTCGACTTCCTGAAGCAAACCCGTGATTCAGGCTCTTCGGATGTTGTGGTCCAGCGTGGCATCTTGCAAGTAGCTCAAGGACTCGATTTCATTCACAACCGTGCCAACTCGGTCCTTCTGGATCTGAGGCCTGCATCTATACTTGTAAGCGAAAACTCCGATTGGAAGATTGCAGGGCTGGGTCACCTCGCAAAGCTGCCTTCCGGTTCCAACACCGGCCAGTATACACCTGACTTCAACCCCCGCTTCCCTCATTTCATGCACATCCCGCTGAATTACAGCGCGCCTGAGATAATCATGGAAAACATGCTCACGCCCAAGAACGACTTCTTTTCCCTTGGGCTTCTGATTTATTTCTTGTACTACAAGAAGAACCTGTTTTCTTGCCAAGACTACATCGGAGACTATAAAGAAGACTACAGCAAATATGAACGAGACTTGGTGCGCCTATCTTTCGAGAATGTCTTCTCAAAGGTCCCTCAAAAGCTGCGGTTCAACCTACCAAAATTGATGAATAGAGATGTGTTCTCTAGGTTCGACAACATAACAGAATTCCTCGACATTGAGTTCTTTCAGGATCCATTGGTCAAGACGCTCGCGTTCTTGGACGACCTACCAACCAAGGACTctcaagaaagaagcattTACCTCCAAGGTCTTCTAGATATACTCCCACAGTTTCCGTCTCAAATTTTACAGAAAAAGTTTCTTACCGTTTTGCTGGAGTTACTAGATCAAATGTGCTCTTCAGAGGTCATTGATTCTAAGTGCTTGAATACCCTATTGACTGTAATTTCTAAGATTGGTATGACTCTCTCACAACTttcctttcaagaaaggGTCTACCCACATTTCGCGGCAAAAAACAACTTTAGTAAGCTTCTCGAGAACGCCACTCGAAGTCTTATTGACAACATAGACattctccaagaaaaaaTCAAGGGCGATTTATTTGTCGAAAAGGTTTTAAAACCGCTGTGCACGTACGTTTTTTCTAAGAATAATGGGGAGGATGCAGTTCAGCTACAAGAGTCTTTGATGGGCAAGTTGGATGTTATTTTAAAGTCTTTCGACTTCCCCACGGTCAAAAACTTCCTTTTCACGCTGCTGTCGCAGCTGTTCGTCAAAACAACCAGTCTTACGGTCAAGAACGCGTGTGTTGCCAGCTTTAAAAAAATGATAGAGCTCAAGACTCTGGACAAGTACACGTGTGTGGAGGACGTTTTGCCGCTTTTTAAGTCAATGAAAACGCGAGACTCAAGAATACTAATGAAAAGCTTAGAGCTCTTACAGCTCTTTCCTTCGGTTGTCGAGAATGAGGACGTGCTCGTCGAGCAGGTCTTGCCGCTTCTGTGGAATTTCTCAATGGCCATGACGTTGAAGCCCAACCAGTACCTGGCTTATAATACAGCGATTAACAAAATCAGCGGCGACATCCAGCGGGTTCATCTCCAGAAGCTTAAGGAGACCACAGGCCACCAAATGGCGGGAGAAGAGGCAGACTTCAGCAAAGTCATCGAGAAGCCCGTCCAGAAACCCCGAGACCCGGATGCGCAGGCCTCGCGCAGCATCAGTGTTCCGGCCATGATGCCTAAATCTACCCCATCTGCGCAAACGCCCCCAATTACGCCGCGACCTCGCACAAAACAACCTTCGAAGCCCCTTGTGTTAACAAAGGGCTCTGCGTCTGCCGCTTCGCGTCTCCCTTCGCGCTCCGCTCCCAAAAAGCTACCAACACCACCTCCAAAGACCACCGCGGAACCCGATCCAGATGATTTCGACGATTTTGTTACTTCGCCGTCTTCCCCAGTGATAAACACCTCAGCTCAAAGCTCGCCGTCTTTTCCGCCAGGCTTCTCGATGGCTATTCAGCCTCAAAGGAAGCCCTCGTCCCTTCAGAGCTCTTCCTTCGTCCAGGACCAGTCCTCGTTACTGTAA